A window of the Thermoanaerobacter uzonensis DSM 18761 genome harbors these coding sequences:
- the rpsL gene encoding 30S ribosomal protein S12 — MPTINQLVRQGRKPVKYKSAAPALEGNPQKRGVCVVVKTTTPKKPNSALRKIARVRLTNGTEVTAYIPGIGHNLQEHSVVLVRGGRVKDLPGVRYKIIRGALDAAGVANRKQARSRYGAKKPKK; from the coding sequence ATGCCAACGATAAATCAATTGGTAAGACAAGGGAGAAAGCCAGTAAAATATAAATCTGCTGCTCCAGCTTTAGAGGGTAATCCTCAAAAAAGAGGTGTTTGTGTAGTAGTAAAAACTACAACTCCTAAAAAGCCAAATTCAGCACTACGAAAAATAGCAAGGGTAAGGTTAACAAATGGTACAGAGGTTACAGCGTACATCCCTGGTATAGGTCACAATTTACAGGAACACTCTGTAGTTTTAGTAAGAGGTGGAAGGGTTAAAGACCTCCCAGGTGTAAGGTATAAGATAATAAGAGGAGCCCTTGATGCTGCTGGTGTTGCCAATAGAAAGCAAGCTCGTTCGAGATATGGCGCTAAAAAGCCTAAGAAGTAA
- the rpsG gene encoding 30S ribosomal protein S7, with protein MPRKGHVERREVLPDPVYNSKKVSKLINKVMWDGKKSLAQKICYGAFDIIREKTGRDPLEVFEEALNNVMPVLEVRPRRVGGATYQVPMEVRSERRLSLGIRWLVEYARQRSGKSMMEKLAAEIIDAANNTGGSVKKREDTHKMAEANKAFAHYRW; from the coding sequence ATGCCGAGAAAAGGTCATGTAGAAAGAAGAGAGGTCCTTCCTGATCCTGTATATAATAGTAAAAAAGTTTCAAAACTAATTAATAAGGTAATGTGGGATGGCAAAAAGAGCTTAGCTCAAAAAATTTGTTATGGAGCTTTTGACATAATAAGAGAAAAGACAGGAAGAGATCCTCTTGAAGTTTTTGAAGAAGCTTTAAATAATGTTATGCCTGTTCTTGAAGTAAGGCCTCGAAGAGTAGGTGGTGCCACTTACCAAGTTCCTATGGAAGTAAGGTCTGAAAGAAGGCTTTCTCTTGGAATAAGATGGCTTGTAGAGTATGCAAGGCAAAGAAGTGGTAAATCTATGATGGAAAAATTAGCAGCGGAGATAATAGATGCTGCAAATAATACTGGAGGAAGTGTTAAGAAGAGAGAAGATACCCATAAAATGGCAGAAGCTAATAAAGCCTTTGCTCATTATAGATGGTAA